A region of Lycium barbarum isolate Lr01 chromosome 3, ASM1917538v2, whole genome shotgun sequence DNA encodes the following proteins:
- the LOC132632480 gene encoding protein transport protein Sec61 subunit gamma-1: MDALDSVFDPLRDFAKDSVRLVKRCHKPDRKEFTKVATRTAIGFVVMGFVGFFVKLIFIPINNIIVGAS; encoded by the exons ATGGATGCTCTGGACTCTGTTTTCGATCCCCTTAGAGATTTCGCCAAAGACAGCGTTAGGCTTGTTAAGCGTTGCCACAAACCCGATCGCAAAG AATTCACCAAAGTTGCCACGCGTACTGCAATTGGTTTCGTTGTGATGGGATTTGTAGGATTTTTTGTCAAGTTGATTTTTATTCCTATTAACAACATCATTGTTGGTGCTTCTTAA